Proteins encoded by one window of Cystobacter ferrugineus:
- a CDS encoding response regulator, with amino-acid sequence MAPRILVVDDNPELLSLLVQLFEDEGYEVTGAGRGTQAVEKARGQPPAAAVLDLLLPDMMGFQVADALRKQQPQLPLIFITGVFKGGKHAVDARQKYAPADYFEKPFDAARLLEAVRRVAPYTKPVPAPEAAPAGGDAFEEVDLDIDVEEEGFQDPLELTGRVKVTGGNLTAEIRGANLTAAPLVPQGPAALVRPPPPPGGRPAQSRPAGVAPPGNRRGELRDNLPALITAFYLSRETGELGLQRGKVKKVVYFERGMPVFALSNLLADRFGSFLVRVGKIKPEQLEDAAAVAAASQRRTGDVLVERGLLKDTERMYYVGQQVKAIIYSLFAWEDGTWVMSFKEKATAESIKLDAHPANLIVRGVKKLYKPERLRGMIRPEDRLFPAVAPAYQLEDVELERWETELLPRIDGARTVAELLALANRPEPVVQGFLVALMSLGLLERRD; translated from the coding sequence ATGGCCCCCCGAATCCTCGTCGTCGATGACAACCCAGAGTTGCTTTCTCTCCTCGTTCAGCTCTTCGAGGACGAGGGATATGAGGTGACCGGGGCGGGCAGGGGCACGCAGGCCGTGGAGAAGGCGCGTGGCCAGCCACCCGCCGCGGCCGTGCTCGATCTCCTGCTGCCCGACATGATGGGCTTCCAGGTGGCGGACGCGCTGCGCAAGCAGCAGCCCCAGCTCCCGCTCATCTTCATCACCGGCGTCTTCAAGGGCGGCAAGCACGCCGTGGACGCCCGGCAGAAGTACGCCCCCGCCGACTACTTCGAGAAGCCTTTCGATGCCGCCCGTCTGTTGGAGGCGGTGCGCCGGGTGGCTCCGTACACCAAACCCGTGCCAGCACCGGAGGCCGCTCCCGCGGGGGGTGATGCCTTCGAGGAAGTGGACCTCGACATCGACGTGGAGGAGGAGGGGTTCCAGGATCCGTTGGAGCTCACGGGCCGCGTGAAGGTGACGGGCGGCAATCTCACCGCGGAAATCCGTGGCGCCAATCTCACCGCGGCGCCGCTGGTGCCCCAGGGGCCCGCCGCGCTGGTGCGTCCTCCGCCTCCACCGGGAGGCCGTCCCGCGCAGTCCCGGCCGGCGGGGGTGGCTCCTCCCGGCAATCGCCGCGGAGAGCTGCGGGACAACCTGCCCGCGCTCATCACCGCCTTCTACCTGTCGCGCGAGACGGGCGAGTTGGGCCTGCAGCGCGGCAAGGTGAAGAAGGTGGTGTACTTCGAGCGGGGCATGCCCGTGTTCGCCCTGTCCAACCTGCTGGCGGATCGCTTCGGCTCGTTCCTCGTGCGCGTGGGGAAGATCAAACCCGAGCAGCTCGAGGACGCGGCGGCCGTGGCGGCGGCGAGCCAGCGGCGCACGGGCGACGTGCTGGTGGAGCGGGGGCTGCTCAAGGACACCGAGCGCATGTACTACGTGGGCCAGCAGGTGAAGGCCATCATCTACTCGCTCTTCGCGTGGGAGGACGGCACCTGGGTGATGAGCTTCAAGGAGAAGGCCACCGCCGAGTCCATCAAGCTGGACGCGCACCCGGCCAACCTCATCGTCCGGGGCGTGAAGAAGCTCTACAAGCCCGAGCGCCTGCGCGGAATGATCCGGCCGGAGGACAGGCTGTTCCCCGCGGTGGCCCCGGCCTATCAGCTCGAGGACGTGGAGCTGGAGCGTTGGGAGACGGAGCTGCTGCCCAGGATCGATGGCGCCCGCACCGTGGCGGAGCTGCTCGCGCTCGCCAACCGTCCAGAGCCCGTCGTCCAGGGCTTCCTCGTGGCGCTCATGTCCCTGGGCCTGCTGGAGCGGCGCGACTGA
- a CDS encoding alpha/beta hydrolase fold domain-containing protein, which produces MRTFIDTPLWNRPAAELSWRYYLGAERGDVSPYAAPARAHRLAGLPPTYIGTSDQDPVRDEGILYALRLAEAGVSVELHHFPGTFHGSNVLAPNAAVSKRQQAEIHAALRRALTRVL; this is translated from the coding sequence ATGCGCACCTTCATCGACACGCCGTTGTGGAACCGTCCGGCGGCCGAACTCAGCTGGCGCTACTACCTCGGTGCTGAACGAGGGGACGTCTCGCCCTACGCCGCCCCGGCACGGGCCCACCGTCTCGCCGGTCTTCCCCCCACGTACATCGGGACGAGCGATCAGGATCCGGTGCGCGACGAGGGCATCCTCTACGCGTTGCGACTCGCGGAGGCTGGTGTGAGCGTCGAGCTGCACCACTTCCCGGGCACCTTCCACGGCTCCAATGTGCTCGCGCCCAACGCCGCTGTCTCCAAGCGACAGCAGGCGGAGATCCACGCGGCGCTGCGCCGTGCGCTCACTCGGGTTCTTTGA
- a CDS encoding D-alanine--D-alanine ligase: MRLCTLYSSYEGSQSPYKDIDPAVDPSWWLPDHTWSRQPLTRANSREVLEQLAKEDFDAFINLCDGAPDEDIAGVEVIQHLERLELPFTGADSRFYAASREEHKHAWLSQGVSTPGYRFASDLATVEQAAGELRFPILVKPHSGYASVGIEQDSRVGNREALLERAGRTLSRFGGALLEEFIEGREFTVLVSEPRPGEHSPWVHPPVEIHFPEGETFKHFDLKWMNYEAMNTRPVTDEGLVERLGDLARRTFLAVNARGYCRCDIRMNDAGQLFMLDCNANPGVFYPPEQPGSADFILSLQPHGHRDFLLHIIDCARRARRKNAPALGVKEPE, encoded by the coding sequence ATGCGACTCTGTACCTTGTACTCCTCCTATGAAGGCTCCCAGTCCCCCTACAAGGACATCGATCCCGCCGTCGATCCCTCCTGGTGGTTGCCCGACCACACCTGGTCCCGCCAACCCCTGACGCGCGCCAACTCGCGGGAGGTGCTCGAGCAGCTCGCGAAGGAGGACTTCGACGCGTTCATCAACCTCTGTGACGGCGCACCGGACGAGGACATCGCGGGAGTCGAGGTCATCCAACACCTGGAGCGGTTGGAATTGCCCTTCACGGGGGCGGACTCGCGCTTCTACGCGGCATCACGCGAAGAGCACAAACACGCCTGGCTGAGCCAGGGCGTCAGCACGCCGGGTTATCGCTTCGCCTCGGACCTGGCCACGGTCGAGCAGGCCGCTGGGGAGCTGCGCTTCCCCATCCTGGTCAAGCCTCACTCCGGTTACGCCAGTGTCGGAATCGAGCAGGACTCGCGGGTCGGCAACCGGGAGGCACTGCTCGAGCGGGCCGGGCGGACCCTCTCCCGCTTCGGCGGCGCCCTCCTCGAGGAGTTCATCGAGGGGCGCGAGTTCACCGTGCTCGTCTCCGAGCCACGGCCGGGAGAGCACTCGCCCTGGGTACATCCCCCGGTGGAGATCCACTTCCCGGAAGGGGAGACGTTCAAGCACTTCGACCTCAAGTGGATGAACTACGAGGCCATGAACACCCGTCCCGTGACCGATGAGGGTCTCGTGGAGCGGCTGGGTGACCTCGCCCGGCGGACCTTCCTGGCCGTGAACGCCCGCGGCTACTGCCGCTGTGACATCCGCATGAACGATGCGGGCCAGTTGTTCATGCTCGACTGCAACGCGAACCCGGGCGTGTTCTACCCTCCGGAGCAACCGGGCAGCGCCGACTTCATCCTGTCACTCCAACCGCACGGGCATCGGGACTTCCTCCTGCACATCATCGATTGTGCCCGGCGTGCGCGGAGGAAGAACGCGCCCGCGTTGGGTGTCAAAGAACCCGAGTGA
- a CDS encoding SGNH/GDSL hydrolase family protein — translation MTLTLFTFGDSVFDCGHYNRHGVSPGALLVRNRDDLFPEFRGQDLDSRGGARLVHRAQDGGTVDSLPGQLRGVEGSGPAVALVSVGGNDLLRGLLLDTGPGFEAFQRKLSAFLTALPIRPVLLANVYDPSVGDDRRNFTGVRVEQARENHRRMNGILATLASEHGVLVDLHGHFLGGDASWFTSTIEPSLRGASEVRRCFWRELVKLLPAGAEAAP, via the coding sequence ATGACCCTCACGCTCTTCACCTTCGGCGATTCGGTGTTCGACTGTGGCCATTACAACCGGCACGGCGTCTCGCCCGGTGCGCTGCTGGTGAGGAACCGGGACGACCTCTTCCCGGAGTTCCGCGGCCAGGACCTGGACTCACGCGGCGGCGCGCGGCTCGTGCATCGCGCGCAGGATGGGGGAACGGTGGATTCCCTCCCGGGCCAGTTGCGCGGAGTGGAGGGCTCCGGTCCGGCGGTGGCGCTCGTGTCGGTGGGCGGCAATGATCTGCTGCGCGGCCTTCTCCTGGACACGGGCCCCGGCTTCGAGGCGTTCCAGCGCAAGCTGTCCGCCTTCCTCACGGCGTTGCCCATCCGTCCGGTGCTCCTCGCCAATGTGTATGACCCCTCGGTAGGGGACGACCGTCGCAACTTCACCGGCGTGCGGGTAGAGCAGGCCCGCGAGAACCACCGGCGGATGAATGGCATCCTCGCGACCCTCGCCTCGGAGCATGGTGTCCTCGTCGACCTGCATGGGCACTTCCTCGGGGGAGACGCCTCGTGGTTCACCTCCACCATCGAGCCCAGCCTGCGCGGCGCTTCCGAGGTGCGGCGCTGCTTCTGGCGGGAGCTGGTGAAACTGCTCCCCGCCGGAGCCGAAGCGGCGCCCTGA
- a CDS encoding zf-TFIIB domain-containing protein, whose product MHCPRCDKPMAPTHLDEVEARQCPQCEGHWLEGEDLRLLESTVNVRLFEWRTLPSEELQARELACPRCPPRQVMKKVRSERDRHVLLDACERCHGVWLDGGELRAIQEMGVAAALVDAVRFIMNN is encoded by the coding sequence ATGCACTGCCCCCGCTGCGACAAGCCGATGGCCCCCACGCACCTGGATGAGGTGGAGGCACGACAGTGCCCTCAATGCGAAGGACACTGGCTCGAGGGTGAGGATCTGCGGCTGTTGGAGTCGACCGTGAACGTGCGGCTCTTCGAGTGGCGCACGCTGCCTTCGGAAGAACTCCAGGCGCGCGAGCTGGCGTGCCCCCGGTGTCCTCCCCGGCAGGTCATGAAGAAGGTGCGCAGTGAGCGCGATCGGCATGTGCTGCTCGATGCCTGCGAGCGCTGCCACGGGGTGTGGCTCGATGGGGGCGAGCTGCGCGCCATCCAGGAGATGGGCGTCGCGGCCGCGCTCGTCGATGCCGTCCGCTTCATCATGAACAACTGA
- a CDS encoding MFS transporter has translation MEPNTALPSPEPAVTPIWKVAAASFIGTAVEWYDFFLYGTAAALIFNRLFFPSFDPLMGTLAAFATFAVGFIARPLGGVIFGHFGDKLGRKSMLSATLMIMGVATFAIGLLPTYESVGIAAPILLVALRILQGFGLGGEWGGAVLMAVESAPAHRRGFYGSWPQMGAPAGLLVANAVFSFFSRLPEEQFISWGWRVPFLFSAVLIGIGVFIRLGVAESPAFRAQQHSRPASKGLPALEALRTYPKQILLAMGARFAENGFFYIVTTFVLTYGTSIGMARSDMLTAVLVATCVHLVAIPCFGALSDTLGRRPVYIGGAVGCALLAFPFFWLIDTQKTGLVWLAIALGIIAHAAMYGPQASFFSELFGTRVRYSGASLGYQLASVFAGGLSPLIATALLSGSNGQAWPVSLYMVGLALITIVSVYLSAETFRELLAEPSPAEPPGEAAGDGARRDVA, from the coding sequence ATGGAACCCAATACTGCCCTGCCCTCCCCCGAGCCCGCCGTCACCCCCATCTGGAAGGTGGCCGCCGCGAGCTTCATCGGCACCGCGGTGGAGTGGTACGACTTCTTCCTGTACGGCACCGCGGCGGCGCTCATCTTCAACCGCCTGTTCTTCCCCTCGTTCGATCCGCTGATGGGCACGCTCGCCGCGTTCGCCACGTTCGCGGTGGGCTTCATCGCGCGGCCCCTGGGCGGAGTCATCTTCGGCCACTTCGGCGACAAGCTCGGACGTAAGTCCATGCTGAGCGCCACGCTGATGATCATGGGCGTGGCGACCTTCGCCATCGGCCTGTTGCCGACGTATGAGAGCGTGGGCATCGCGGCCCCCATCCTCCTGGTGGCGCTGCGCATCCTCCAGGGCTTCGGCCTGGGTGGGGAGTGGGGAGGCGCGGTGCTCATGGCGGTGGAGAGCGCGCCCGCCCACCGCCGGGGCTTCTATGGGAGCTGGCCGCAGATGGGAGCGCCCGCGGGCCTGCTGGTGGCCAACGCCGTGTTCTCCTTCTTCTCGCGGCTGCCCGAGGAGCAGTTCATCTCCTGGGGCTGGCGTGTCCCGTTCCTCTTCAGCGCGGTGCTCATCGGCATCGGCGTCTTCATCCGCCTGGGAGTCGCCGAGTCGCCCGCGTTCCGAGCGCAGCAGCACTCGCGCCCCGCCAGCAAGGGCCTGCCCGCGCTCGAGGCCCTGCGCACCTACCCCAAGCAGATCCTCCTCGCCATGGGAGCGCGCTTCGCGGAGAACGGCTTCTTCTACATCGTCACCACCTTCGTGCTCACCTACGGCACGAGCATCGGCATGGCGCGCTCGGACATGCTCACCGCAGTGCTCGTGGCCACGTGCGTGCACCTGGTGGCCATCCCCTGCTTCGGAGCCCTGTCGGACACGCTCGGCCGCCGTCCCGTGTACATCGGCGGCGCCGTGGGGTGCGCGCTGCTCGCCTTCCCCTTCTTCTGGCTCATCGACACCCAGAAGACGGGCCTGGTGTGGCTCGCCATTGCCCTGGGCATCATCGCCCACGCGGCGATGTACGGGCCCCAGGCCAGCTTCTTCTCCGAGCTGTTCGGCACGCGCGTGCGCTACAGCGGCGCGTCCCTGGGCTACCAGTTGGCGTCCGTCTTCGCCGGAGGGCTGTCGCCCCTCATCGCCACCGCGCTGCTGTCGGGCAGCAACGGGCAGGCCTGGCCCGTGTCGTTGTACATGGTGGGGCTCGCCCTCATCACGATCGTGTCCGTGTACCTGTCCGCGGAGACGTTCCGTGAGCTGCTCGCCGAGCCGTCCCCCGCGGAGCCTCCAGGAGAAGCCGCGGGAGACGGCGCCCGGCGCGACGTGGCCTGA
- a CDS encoding discoidin domain-containing protein — protein sequence MAAADITGVANSVFTRLESAEFSTERYALLFKPGSYNVNFNVGYYTHVAGLGQSPDDVTINGGVNVNADWDNGNATRNFWRALENYSVVPANGQTQIAVSQAAPLRRLHIKGDLHLFDFDSNWNAGWASGGFLADSVVDGQVVPASQQQWLSRNSKWGSWNNGVWNMVFVGVNNAPAGQFPNPPYTVIDRTPIIREKPYLYVNSAGQYAVFVPALQTNTQGVSWANGPTPGQAISIDQFYVARPETASAASINSALSQGKHLLFTPGIYQLNDTLRVNNANTVVLGIGLPTLIPTSGQPTISIADVDGVKLGGLLLEAGTINSSSILEVGPAGSSRDHSANPTFLYDLTVRTGGAFAGRNDVGIKINSHHVVGDQLWLWRADHGAGAAWSTNPTKNGLVVNGNNVTIYGLFNEHHNEYQTVWNGNGGRVYFYQSEIPYDVPNQASWMSKNGTVNGFASYKVADTVTTHEAWGLGVYSYFRDAAVKSENAIEAPNVQGVKFHNMTTIWLNGTAGSEITHVINGLGGRVYANSPAEAMRQTINEYAGTGNPPAGDTQAPSVPANLAVASSTSTQITLSWTASTDNVGVTAYDVYRFGVLIGSSATTSYTDSGLAASTPYSYTVRARDAAGNASAASNTVSVTTPPGGSTGTALPRTGWTASSSPSSSEPASALLDGNMSSRWTTGVPMANGQSLTVDMQSAKTFNKIVMDSTGSNSDYARGYQVFVSNDGTNWGSAIATGTGSGPVITVTFTARSARYIRVVQTGTNSSWWSMREFNVYN from the coding sequence ATGGCGGCCGCGGACATCACGGGGGTCGCCAACTCCGTGTTCACCAGGCTGGAGTCCGCGGAGTTCAGCACGGAGCGCTACGCGCTGCTCTTCAAGCCGGGGTCGTACAACGTCAACTTCAACGTGGGTTATTACACCCACGTGGCCGGTCTGGGACAGAGCCCCGATGACGTGACCATCAACGGAGGGGTGAACGTCAACGCGGACTGGGACAACGGCAACGCGACGCGCAACTTCTGGCGGGCCCTCGAGAACTACTCGGTGGTCCCGGCCAACGGTCAGACGCAGATCGCCGTGTCGCAGGCCGCTCCCCTGCGCCGCTTGCACATCAAGGGCGACCTGCATCTGTTCGACTTCGATTCCAACTGGAACGCCGGCTGGGCCAGCGGCGGCTTCCTCGCCGACTCCGTCGTGGACGGTCAGGTCGTTCCCGCGTCGCAGCAGCAGTGGCTCTCGCGCAACAGCAAGTGGGGGAGCTGGAACAACGGCGTGTGGAACATGGTCTTCGTGGGCGTCAACAACGCTCCGGCGGGACAGTTCCCGAATCCGCCCTACACGGTCATCGACCGGACGCCCATCATCCGGGAGAAGCCCTATCTCTACGTCAACAGCGCCGGGCAGTACGCCGTGTTCGTCCCGGCCCTGCAGACGAATACCCAGGGCGTGAGCTGGGCGAACGGCCCCACGCCGGGCCAGGCCATCTCCATTGATCAGTTCTACGTCGCGCGTCCGGAGACGGCCAGCGCCGCGAGCATCAACAGCGCGCTCAGCCAGGGCAAGCACCTCCTGTTCACCCCGGGCATCTATCAGCTCAACGACACGCTGCGCGTCAACAATGCCAACACCGTGGTGCTGGGCATCGGTCTTCCCACGCTGATTCCCACCAGCGGACAGCCGACCATCTCGATCGCCGACGTGGACGGCGTGAAGCTTGGTGGCCTGCTCCTCGAGGCCGGTACGATCAACTCGTCCTCCATCCTGGAGGTCGGTCCGGCGGGCAGCTCGAGGGACCACTCGGCCAACCCCACCTTCCTCTATGACCTCACGGTCCGCACCGGTGGCGCGTTCGCCGGCAGGAATGACGTGGGCATCAAGATCAACAGCCACCACGTCGTGGGCGATCAGCTCTGGCTGTGGCGCGCGGACCATGGCGCGGGCGCCGCGTGGTCCACCAATCCGACGAAGAACGGCCTCGTCGTCAATGGCAACAACGTCACCATCTACGGCCTCTTCAACGAGCACCACAACGAGTACCAGACGGTGTGGAATGGCAATGGCGGCCGGGTGTACTTCTACCAGTCCGAGATTCCCTATGACGTCCCCAACCAGGCGTCGTGGATGAGCAAGAATGGCACGGTGAACGGCTTCGCCTCGTACAAGGTCGCCGACACGGTCACCACCCACGAGGCGTGGGGCCTGGGCGTGTACTCCTACTTCCGCGACGCGGCCGTGAAGTCGGAGAACGCCATCGAGGCTCCCAACGTCCAGGGCGTCAAGTTCCACAACATGACGACCATCTGGCTCAATGGCACGGCTGGAAGTGAAATCACCCACGTCATCAACGGGCTCGGTGGCCGCGTCTACGCGAACTCCCCCGCCGAGGCCATGCGCCAGACCATCAACGAGTACGCGGGCACGGGCAATCCTCCGGCGGGTGATACCCAGGCGCCCTCCGTTCCGGCCAACCTGGCGGTGGCCTCTTCGACGAGCACCCAGATCACCCTGAGCTGGACCGCCTCGACGGACAACGTGGGCGTCACCGCCTATGACGTCTATCGCTTCGGCGTCCTCATCGGCTCCTCGGCCACGACCTCGTACACCGACTCGGGTCTGGCGGCCTCGACGCCCTACAGCTACACGGTGAGGGCGCGGGACGCGGCCGGCAACGCCTCGGCGGCGAGCAACACCGTCTCCGTCACCACGCCGCCGGGCGGCTCCACGGGCACGGCGCTTCCCCGGACCGGCTGGACGGCCAGCTCGTCGCCGTCGAGCAGCGAGCCCGCGTCGGCCCTGCTGGATGGCAACATGTCCTCGCGCTGGACCACGGGCGTGCCCATGGCCAACGGCCAGTCGCTGACCGTGGACATGCAGTCGGCGAAGACCTTCAACAAGATCGTGATGGATTCCACTGGCAGCAACTCGGACTACGCCCGTGGCTACCAGGTCTTCGTGTCGAACGACGGGACGAACTGGGGCAGCGCGATCGCCACCGGTACGGGCTCCGGTCCGGTCATCACCGTCACCTTCACGGCGCGCTCCGCCCGCTACATCCGGGTGGTGCAGACCGGCACGAACTCGAGCTGGTGGTCCATGCGCGAGTTCAACGTGTACAACTAG
- the bcp gene encoding thioredoxin-dependent thiol peroxidase, protein MPIPQTGAPAPDFHLQDQDGHDVSLSRLRGRHVVLYFYPKDNTPGCTQEACDFRDEHSALTAAGAVVLGVSPDGAASHQKFAAKFSLPFPLLVDTGHQVCDAYGVWGEKSLYGRKFQGVTRATFLIDPEGRVARVWPKVKVAGHVQEVLQALRGEPEPEAAPAPARKKAAAKKSPASRR, encoded by the coding sequence ATGCCCATTCCCCAGACCGGCGCCCCCGCTCCCGACTTCCACCTCCAGGACCAGGACGGTCACGACGTGTCGCTCTCGCGGCTGCGGGGTCGGCACGTGGTGCTCTATTTCTATCCCAAGGACAACACTCCGGGGTGTACGCAGGAGGCGTGTGACTTCCGGGACGAGCACTCGGCGCTGACGGCCGCGGGAGCCGTGGTGCTGGGCGTGTCACCGGATGGCGCCGCGAGTCACCAGAAGTTCGCCGCGAAGTTCTCCCTGCCCTTCCCCCTGCTCGTGGATACGGGCCACCAGGTCTGCGACGCCTACGGGGTGTGGGGTGAGAAGTCGCTGTATGGCCGCAAGTTCCAGGGCGTCACGCGCGCCACCTTCCTCATCGATCCGGAGGGGCGGGTGGCCCGCGTGTGGCCCAAGGTGAAGGTCGCGGGCCATGTCCAGGAGGTCCTCCAGGCGCTCCGGGGTGAGCCCGAGCCGGAGGCCGCTCCGGCACCCGCGCGCAAGAAGGCGGCGGCGAAGAAGTCTCCGGCGAGCCGCCGTTAG
- a CDS encoding sigma 54-interacting transcriptional regulator — MKDKPFIDENISTAATPRREREVAARPVPALTIVAHPLPHRAGERLLLEEVATGGSVLVSRVGPDFTLPGATLGMPLADTFLSRKPLVFESAGQGRVRLRVQEGGTQVWVEDAPLAGAREFGPEELAVGVPLVLAERVVLLLHQTLSSGPVVQDSLGMVGHGPGTRRVREDITRVADLNVPVLIRGETGSGKELVARAIHQHSARRAKPFISVNLGAIPKELAAAELFGAKRGAYTGATQDREGFFRAAHGGTLFLDEVGEAQPEVQVMLLRALETGEVYPVGGQAPVAVDVRLITATDADLEARIRQGSFKAPLLHRLAGYEIQVPSLRERREDIGVLLYHFARQELEALGEAHRLDSTASQAEPWLPSALAIRLVRFSWPGNVRQLRNLTRQLVIGSRGQGGLKASPRLEQELDSSVTPLPARPGGSAGARSATEESPSREPAGSRRKPSDVTDAELLEALRASAWDIKAAAERLGITRPSLYMLIDKSPSLRTAGDLSVEEISTCFRECGGDLDEMVRRLEVSKRGLQRRVRELGLDGD, encoded by the coding sequence ATGAAGGACAAGCCGTTCATCGACGAGAACATCTCCACGGCCGCCACCCCCCGCCGCGAGCGCGAGGTGGCCGCGCGGCCCGTGCCCGCCCTCACCATCGTGGCCCATCCCCTGCCCCACCGCGCGGGGGAGCGGCTGTTGCTCGAGGAGGTGGCCACCGGTGGCTCGGTGTTGGTGTCGCGCGTGGGCCCGGACTTCACCCTGCCGGGCGCCACGCTGGGCATGCCGCTGGCCGACACGTTCCTGAGCCGCAAGCCCCTGGTGTTCGAGTCCGCGGGCCAGGGCCGCGTCCGGTTGCGCGTGCAGGAGGGAGGTACCCAGGTGTGGGTGGAGGACGCGCCGCTCGCCGGGGCGCGCGAGTTCGGCCCCGAGGAACTCGCCGTGGGGGTGCCGCTCGTGCTCGCCGAGCGTGTCGTGCTGCTGCTGCACCAGACGCTCTCCTCGGGGCCGGTGGTCCAGGACTCGCTGGGCATGGTGGGGCACGGGCCGGGCACGCGCCGGGTGCGCGAGGACATCACCCGCGTGGCGGACCTGAACGTGCCCGTGCTCATCCGCGGCGAGACGGGCTCGGGCAAGGAGCTGGTCGCCCGGGCCATCCACCAGCACAGCGCGCGCCGGGCGAAGCCCTTCATCAGCGTCAACCTGGGGGCCATTCCCAAGGAGCTGGCCGCCGCCGAGCTGTTCGGCGCGAAGCGGGGGGCCTACACGGGAGCCACCCAGGATCGCGAGGGCTTCTTCCGTGCCGCCCATGGGGGCACGCTCTTCCTGGACGAGGTGGGCGAGGCGCAGCCCGAGGTCCAGGTGATGTTGCTGCGCGCCCTGGAGACGGGCGAGGTGTACCCGGTGGGGGGGCAAGCGCCCGTGGCCGTCGACGTGCGGCTGATCACCGCCACGGACGCGGACCTGGAGGCGCGCATCCGCCAGGGCTCTTTCAAGGCGCCGCTGCTGCACCGGCTGGCGGGGTACGAAATCCAGGTGCCGTCCCTGCGCGAGCGCCGCGAGGACATCGGCGTGCTCCTGTACCACTTCGCGCGGCAGGAACTGGAGGCTCTGGGAGAGGCCCACCGGTTGGACTCCACCGCCTCCCAGGCCGAGCCCTGGCTGCCGTCGGCGCTGGCCATCCGGCTCGTGCGCTTCTCCTGGCCCGGCAACGTGCGGCAGTTGCGCAACCTCACGCGCCAGCTCGTCATCGGCAGCCGGGGGCAGGGCGGGTTGAAGGCGAGCCCGCGCCTGGAGCAGGAGCTGGACTCCTCCGTCACGCCCCTGCCCGCGCGCCCGGGCGGGTCCGCGGGGGCTCGGTCCGCCACCGAGGAGTCCCCCTCGCGCGAGCCCGCGGGCTCCCGGCGCAAGCCCTCCGACGTGACGGACGCGGAGCTGCTGGAGGCCTTGCGCGCCAGTGCCTGGGACATCAAGGCCGCCGCCGAGCGGCTGGGCATCACCCGCCCCTCGCTCTACATGCTCATCGACAAGAGCCCCAGCCTGCGCACCGCGGGGGACCTGAGCGTGGAGGAGATCTCCACCTGCTTCCGCGAGTGCGGAGGCGACCTGGACGAGATGGTTCGGCGCCTCGAGGTGTCCAAGCGGGGGCTCCAGCGCCGCGTCCGGGAGCTGGGCCTGGACGGCGACTGA